Genomic DNA from Accipiter gentilis chromosome 9, bAccGen1.1, whole genome shotgun sequence:
CATATTAGTAATATAAATGTAACTTCAAAATGAAGTAAGAAAAGATCAAACTATATAAAAAGTTCATAACTTTTACTTAGAAACAGATAAGCAAtcatataaatgtatataaagcATAAAGATTGTGTTCCTCAACacttcacattttcatttatataaCATGTTCAAGATATCAGATCGAAATACGGCAAAAACCTACCTTGAAGATGGCAACATGCTTGTAGGCTTGAAGTTTGTCATAAACGGATTAGTCGAATCATAATCAAAACTCTCCTGATGAGTTTCACCAAACGCACTAGGTGATTTCAAGTCAGTAGAACTGTCTGATCCCCCATTGCTAAGTTTATCTGACCTCTTGctatctttttttccagtcactcTTTCAAAAAGActaactttctcttttttctcttttttaatttcttttctgatttcaaCAGGTTTGGAAAACAGACTTATGTTTTGATCCCATGTTGCTGGGCTTTCTTCAAATGGATTCTTCTGTCTTGGCAGTGTAGCAAATTTTTGGGGTAACGAAGCACTCACATTCGTAAATGGGTCATTTTGTGCTTCAAGTGCAGTTTCATCAACTGTGCTGTCAAGCTGGTTCATTTTAGAAGTATCAATACTTAATGTCCTTCTATGTGGAGATTTTAGACTCCCTGCAAACAATCTGTCATTAGTATATTATCAGCGAGATACTATAGCATAGTTTATGACATGCAGAGAACCCATTTTAGCTTAGGTCTAGAAGCTTTGCAACTGAGTCTCAGTTCAAAACACTGCTAAGTAagcaagctatttaaaaaaaaaaaacaaacaaaaaagaacagctATGGCCTTGACGTTGTGATTCGGAAATGTTTATGGACAGACACTACAGCAAACTTTTGTTTCCTGTGTGAAAACTAAATTCTACAAAGAAGGCAGCTGTGACTAGTGTGCCATTCCAGAAAGCGACAGTAGTCTACCGCTGCGCAGTAACTTTGACCAATGCaaagtattttcagttctttgtaTAAATCAGGTTTAAAACTTTGGTCAGAGTTTCcaactttttaaacagaattatttttcacaaGACGTTATTTTGCCTCCAGTTCCCCCTAGAATGCAATACCTCACTACGACATACTCTCAAATGAGGacataagaagaaaaatgctaaacTACCATAAATTATGACGAATGTAAGTTATTTCTTATGCTCAGAAACAGCAGTTATGAGTTACCACCAACTAATGGTAGTGAAAAAAAATAGGCCAACAATAATTCTTAACTTTTTGGCCTTGTAATTGCTTCATAAACTAAAGAAACAGACTTTTGAATGCTCTAATAGCAGTGAACTGTAATTATAATGGTCACGAGTTTTACTTACCACCTTCATCAACGGAACCAAAAGAGTCTAGCTGACGCCTGAAAAGATGAGAGTAGCCAACTGTGctggatttcattttttctgagTAGACATGTGAGCCTGTTAAATCTGACATCGAATGAGCTGAGGATAGCCGCTGAGGTCCCAAAaggaaaggtttttttggttttgatttcatCTGTACTTCACCACTACATACCTCTATGTTTGCAGTAGGTATGTGAGTACTTGGGATGATTGCTGAGGATGTATCCGAAAATGTCCCATCGTTTTTTCGACCCTTCATTTTGTCTTTTAGTTTAGCAAAAGGGGATTTGGT
This window encodes:
- the RAB11FIP2 gene encoding rab11 family-interacting protein 2: MMLAEQAQKWFPTHVQVTVLQAKGLKPKGKNGSNDAYTIIQLGKEKYSTSVAEKTLDPVWKEEASFELPGLLMQENPEKYILYLIVMHRSLVGLDKFLGQVAISLNDIFEDKQRRKTEWFHLESRQGKRTKDRGEIKVNIQFMRNNMTASMFDLSMKDKTKSPFAKLKDKMKGRKNDGTFSDTSSAIIPSTHIPTANIEVCSGEVQMKSKPKKPFLLGPQRLSSAHSMSDLTGSHVYSEKMKSSTVGYSHLFRRQLDSFGSVDEGGSLKSPHRRTLSIDTSKMNQLDSTVDETALEAQNDPFTNVSASLPQKFATLPRQKNPFEESPATWDQNISLFSKPVEIRKEIKKEKKEKVSLFERVTGKKDSKRSDKLSNGGSDSSTDLKSPSAFGETHQESFDYDSTNPFMTNFKPTSMLPSSSFNMNPSGIEDLKKTMDGNPFDATAGYRNLTYEEVLQELVKHKEQLKKKDTHIRELEDYIDNLLVRVMEETPSILRVPYEPSRKAGKFSKS